A single genomic interval of Eurosta solidaginis isolate ZX-2024a chromosome 3, ASM4086904v1, whole genome shotgun sequence harbors:
- the Kr gene encoding protein krueppel, producing the protein MAISMLQDAQTRSLAAALAGMKREDMEAHHNTLTMSPPMSANTSAHNLYPGLQHATAAFGMLSPSQLLAANRQAAAALMASQLFPQHPALFGQMWPSAMPHLQSLNASAHSPPASPHSPVAATTPLQSGKHSHSMLSPTSSAQCEAPLKKQRKIAIKKDLISPPMEMSMNVGELYSNSGPISPPSSGSSPNSAHDGHSRTDATNTSTSNTKDPSRDKSFTCKICSRSFGYKHVLQNHERTHTGEKPFECPECHKRFTRDHHLKTHMRLHTGEKPYHCSHCDRQFVQVANLRRHLRVHTGERPYTCEICDGKFSDSNQLKSHMLVHNGEKPFECPECHMKFRRRHHLLNHKCGQNTISGLHSPPTSPDAALSPGGLSSDYALCDQKSVMGSSYGSEESMDVGRPGPISAYELMEHHPNNQLHTTTEASADDEDEEDTPLDLSESDMSIDVGRHSIKAVSEFRHVFRLPAQLMPMPTEIPEQTEPEDLSMHRHHINSHAISAVVSAAHSPESMTMMHDDLDLDELDLAATHYMRQQQQQHHFLSLKHPMKME; encoded by the exons ATGGCGATCTCAATGTTACAGGACGCACAAACGCGAA GCTTAGCTGCTGCCTTAGCCGGCATGAAACGCGAAGATATGGAGGCGCATCATAATACACTCACCATGTCCCCACCAATGTCCGCCAATACATCCGCCCACAATTTGTATCCTGGTCTCCAACACGCCACCGCCGCCTTTGGTATGCTCTCGCCATCACAACTCTTAGCCGCAAATCGGCAAGCGGCTGCCGCGCTCATGGCCTCCCAACTTTTCCCACAACATCCCGCTTTATTTGGACAAATGTGGCCAAGCGCCATGCCACATCTGCAATCGTTGAATGCCAGCGCGCATTCGCCACCAGCGAGTCCGCATTCACCCGTAGCAGCGACAACGCCTTTGCAAAGCGGCAAACACAGTCACAGCATGCTCTCACCGACAAGCTCAGCACAATGTGAAGCACCATTGAAGAAACAACGTAAAATTGCTATCAAAAAAGATTTGATTTCACCACCAATGGAAATGTCAATGAATGTGGGCGAGTTGTATAGCAACTCAGGTCCCATCTCACCGCCATCATCGGGCTCTTCGCCCAATTCAGCGCATGATGGTCACAGTCGCACAGATGCCACCAACACTTCAACATCCAACACAAAAGATCCTTCACGTGACAAGAGCTTCACGTGTAAAATTTGTTCACGCTCATTTGGTTACAAGCATGTGCTACAAAATCACGAGCGCACACATACCGGCGAGAAGCCATTCGAGTGTCCCGAATGTCATAAGCGCTTTACACGCGATCATCATTTGAAAACTCATATGCGTTTGCATACAGGCGAAAAGCCCTACCATTGCTCGCATTGCGATCGTCAATTTGTGCAAGTGGCAAACTTGCGTCGTCATTTGCGCGTACACACCGGCGAACGGCCGTATACTTGCGAAATTTGCGATGGTAAATTCAGTGACTCAAATCAATTGAAATCACACATGTTGGTGCATAACGGCGAAAAGCCATTCGAATGTCCTGAATGTCATATGAAATTCCGACGGCGTCATCATTTATTGAATCACAAATGTGGTCAAAACACCATCTCTGGTCTACATTCACCACCCACATCGCCGGATGCAGCGCTCAGCCCTGGTGGCCTGAGCAGTGATTATGCGCTTTGCGATCAGAAATCGGTGATGGGTTCTAGTTACGGTTCGGAGGAATCAATGGACGTTGGACGCCCAGGTCCTATTTCCGCTTATGAATTGATGGAACATCATCCTAACAATCAGCTGCATACCACCACCGAAGCATCCGCCGATGATGAAGATGAGGAGGATACACCGCTTGATTTGTCCGAAAGTGATATGAGCATTGATGTTGGTAGGCATAGCATAAAAGCCGTTTCAGAGTTTCGGCATGTTTTTCGGCTACCCGCACAACTTATGCCAATGCCCACGGAAATTCCAGAACAAACTGAACCCGAAGATTTGAGCATGCATCGTCATCATATAAACTCTCATGCTATTTCCGCAGTGGTGAGCGCTGCTCATTCACCTGAATCGATGACAATGATGCATGATGATCTCGATCTTGATGAGCTGGATCTTGCGGCCACGCATTATATGCgccagcaacagcaacaacaccatTTTCTGTCGCTAAAACATCCCATGAAAATGGAGTAG